In Strix uralensis isolate ZFMK-TIS-50842 chromosome 26, bStrUra1, whole genome shotgun sequence, a genomic segment contains:
- the PTS gene encoding 6-pyruvoyl tetrahydrobiopterin synthase isoform X2: MVSAFMGEWNHWSCLYAVFSLWEHHGRRAGTQCVKIDPVSGMVINLTDLKEYMQEAILEPLDHKNLDKDVPYFAEVVSTTENIAVFIWENLKKLLPMGTLYKVKVYETDQNIVVYKGEETISEK, encoded by the exons ATGGTGTCAGCTTTTATGGGAGAGTGGAACCACTGGAGTTGTTTGTATGCTGTATTTAGCCTTTGGGAACATCACGGGAGAAGAGCTGGAACTCAGTGTGTGAAG attGACCCAGTCTCGGGAATGGTTATAAACCTGACAGACCTGAAAGAATATATGCAG gagGCGATCCTGGAACCACTTGACCACAAGAACCTGGATAAGGATGTGCCGTACTTTGCTGAGGTTGTGAG CACCACAGAGAACATTGCAGTGTTCATCTGGGAAAACCTCAAGAAGCTGCTGCCCATGGGAACTCTTTATAAAGTCAAAGTGTATGAAACAGACCAGAACATTGTCGTTtataaaggagaagaaacaatCTCTGAGAAGTGA
- the PTS gene encoding 6-pyruvoyl tetrahydrobiopterin synthase isoform X1 — MAPPAARLARVSRAVSFSACHRLHSKSLSDEENLKLFGKCNNPNGHGHNYRVIVTVRGEIDPVSGMVINLTDLKEYMQEAILEPLDHKNLDKDVPYFAEVVSTTENIAVFIWENLKKLLPMGTLYKVKVYETDQNIVVYKGEETISEK; from the exons ATGGCACCGCCCGCGGCCCGGCTGGCGCGGGTCTCCCGCGCCGTCTCCTTCAGCGCCTGCCACCGGCTGCACAG TAAATCACTGAGTGATGAAGAAAACCTGAAGCTGTTTGGGAAATGCAACAATCCAAATGGCCATGGACACAACTATAGAG ttatagTCACTGTGCGTGGAGAG attGACCCAGTCTCGGGAATGGTTATAAACCTGACAGACCTGAAAGAATATATGCAG gagGCGATCCTGGAACCACTTGACCACAAGAACCTGGATAAGGATGTGCCGTACTTTGCTGAGGTTGTGAG CACCACAGAGAACATTGCAGTGTTCATCTGGGAAAACCTCAAGAAGCTGCTGCCCATGGGAACTCTTTATAAAGTCAAAGTGTATGAAACAGACCAGAACATTGTCGTTtataaaggagaagaaacaatCTCTGAGAAGTGA
- the BCO2 gene encoding carotenoid-cleaving dioxygenase, mitochondrial isoform X1 — MPPSERNMFSKILSTAISLLLANLQHFLCSLMQFIPGLKNFLPSPSKEQITFHSPKGLQCISPLIQTVKETPQPITVKIKGHIPEWINGNLLRNGPGKFEFGEEKFNHWFDGMALLHQFQLENGTVTYRSKFLQSSSYLTNSQHNRIVVSEFGTLAMPDPCKSVFGRFMSRFEMPQPSDNASVNYVVYKGDYYVSNENIFMYKVDPETLETKEKVDWSKFVAVNGATAHPHYESDGTTYNMGNSYGKHGSRYNIIQVPPQKSNCNDTLEGAKVLCSIAPMDKLKPSYYHSFGMSENYIIFIEQPIKLNLLQIITSKLRGKAISEGISWEPRYNTCFHVVNKHTGEVLPGQWCSKPFATFHQINAFEDHGCVVLDLCCQDDGTTLATYKLQNLRRSGEGLDQIYDSVSRAFPRRFVLPLNVNSDTPVGKNLNPLSYTLARAVKDADGKVWCTHENLHPEGFEKVGGLEFPQINYSRYNGRRYRYFYGCGFRHLVGDSLIKVDVETKNFKIWQEDGSYPSEPVFVPVPNATAEDSGVILSVVVSPAENQSAFLLVLDAETFTELGRAEVPVQMPYGFHGIFTSH, encoded by the exons GTTTAAAGAATTTCCTGCCCAGCCCATCAAAAGAGCAAATCACCTTCCACAGCCCCAAGGGTTTGCAATGCATCTCACCCTTAATTCAAACGGTAAAGGAGACCCCTCAGCCCATCACAGTGAAGATCAAAGGACATATTCCCGAATGGATTAATGGCAATCTTCTGAGGAATGGTCCTGGGAAGTTTGAATTTGGTGAGGAGAA ATTTAACCATTGGTTTGATGGCATGGCCCTGCTGCATCAATTCCAGTTGGAGAATGGCACAGTGACATACCGGAGCAAGTTTCTGCAGAGCAGTTCCTACCTGACTAACAGCCAGCACAACCGCATCGTGGTCTCAGAATTTGGGACGCTGGCTATGCCAGACCCATGCAAGAGTGTCTTCGGGCGCTTCATGTCACGCTTTGAGATGCCAC AACCAAGTGACAATGCCAGTGTGAACTACGTTGTGTATAAAGGAGACTATTATGTCAGCAATGAGAACATCTTCATGTACAAAGTGGACCCGGAAACACTTGAAACGAAGGAAAAG GTAGACTGGAGCAAATTTGTTGCAGTGAATGGGGCCACTGCTCATCCTCATTATGAGTCTGATGGGACAACGTACAACATGGGCAATTCCTATGGGAAACATG GGTCTAGGTATAATATCATTCAGGTCCCTCCACAAAAGTCGAACTGTAATGACACATTAGAGGGAGCGAAAGTGCTGTGCTCCATTGCTCCAATGGATAAGTTGAAACCCTCCTACTATCACAGCTTTG gaatgagTGAAAACTACATCATTTTCATTGAGCAACCCATCAAGCTGAATCTGTTGCAGATTATTACTTCCAAACTCCGTGGGAAGGCCATTTCTGAAGGGATAAGCTGGGAGCCTCGGTACAATACTTGCTTCCATGTGGTGAATAAGCACACTGGGGAG GTGCTGCCAGGGCAGTGGTGCAGTAAGCCCTTTGCTACTTTCCATCAAATCAATGCCTTTGAAGATCATGGCTGTGTGGTCCTCGATCTGTGCTGCCAGGATGATGGAACAACTCTGGCTACTTACAAACTTCAGAATCTGCGGAGGAGCGGGGAAGGCCTAGACCAG ATTTATGACTCAGTATCCCGAGCTTTCCCTCGTCGCTTTGTTCTCCCACTGAATGTGAATTCAGACACACCTGTGGGGAAGAATCTGAACCCACTGTCTTATACATTGGCAAGGGCTGTGAAGGATGCAGATGGCAAG GTCTGGTGCACACATGAAAATCTCCACCCTGAGGGCTTTGAAAAGGTTGGGGGCTTGGAGTTCCCCCAGATCAACTACTCTCGGTACAATGGTAGGAGGTACCGTTACTTCTATGGATGTGGTTTTCGGCATTTGGTTGGAGATTCTTTGATCAAGGTTGATGTGGAGACCAAGAATTTCAAG ATTTGGCAGGAGGATGGATCCTACCCATCAGAGCCTGTGTTTGTGCCAGTGCCTAATGCTACGGCAGAAGACAGCGGAGTCATCTTGTCTGTTGTGGTCTCCCCCGCTGAG AACCAAAGTGCTTTCCTGCTTGTCTTGGATGCAGAGACCTTCACAGAATTGGGGCGAGCAGAAGTTCCAGTGCAAATGCCTTATGGATTCCACGGCATTTTTACTTCCCACTAA
- the BCO2 gene encoding carotenoid-cleaving dioxygenase, mitochondrial isoform X2 → MALLHQFQLENGTVTYRSKFLQSSSYLTNSQHNRIVVSEFGTLAMPDPCKSVFGRFMSRFEMPQPSDNASVNYVVYKGDYYVSNENIFMYKVDPETLETKEKVDWSKFVAVNGATAHPHYESDGTTYNMGNSYGKHGSRYNIIQVPPQKSNCNDTLEGAKVLCSIAPMDKLKPSYYHSFGMSENYIIFIEQPIKLNLLQIITSKLRGKAISEGISWEPRYNTCFHVVNKHTGEVLPGQWCSKPFATFHQINAFEDHGCVVLDLCCQDDGTTLATYKLQNLRRSGEGLDQIYDSVSRAFPRRFVLPLNVNSDTPVGKNLNPLSYTLARAVKDADGKVWCTHENLHPEGFEKVGGLEFPQINYSRYNGRRYRYFYGCGFRHLVGDSLIKVDVETKNFKIWQEDGSYPSEPVFVPVPNATAEDSGVILSVVVSPAENQSAFLLVLDAETFTELGRAEVPVQMPYGFHGIFTSH, encoded by the exons ATGGCCCTGCTGCATCAATTCCAGTTGGAGAATGGCACAGTGACATACCGGAGCAAGTTTCTGCAGAGCAGTTCCTACCTGACTAACAGCCAGCACAACCGCATCGTGGTCTCAGAATTTGGGACGCTGGCTATGCCAGACCCATGCAAGAGTGTCTTCGGGCGCTTCATGTCACGCTTTGAGATGCCAC AACCAAGTGACAATGCCAGTGTGAACTACGTTGTGTATAAAGGAGACTATTATGTCAGCAATGAGAACATCTTCATGTACAAAGTGGACCCGGAAACACTTGAAACGAAGGAAAAG GTAGACTGGAGCAAATTTGTTGCAGTGAATGGGGCCACTGCTCATCCTCATTATGAGTCTGATGGGACAACGTACAACATGGGCAATTCCTATGGGAAACATG GGTCTAGGTATAATATCATTCAGGTCCCTCCACAAAAGTCGAACTGTAATGACACATTAGAGGGAGCGAAAGTGCTGTGCTCCATTGCTCCAATGGATAAGTTGAAACCCTCCTACTATCACAGCTTTG gaatgagTGAAAACTACATCATTTTCATTGAGCAACCCATCAAGCTGAATCTGTTGCAGATTATTACTTCCAAACTCCGTGGGAAGGCCATTTCTGAAGGGATAAGCTGGGAGCCTCGGTACAATACTTGCTTCCATGTGGTGAATAAGCACACTGGGGAG GTGCTGCCAGGGCAGTGGTGCAGTAAGCCCTTTGCTACTTTCCATCAAATCAATGCCTTTGAAGATCATGGCTGTGTGGTCCTCGATCTGTGCTGCCAGGATGATGGAACAACTCTGGCTACTTACAAACTTCAGAATCTGCGGAGGAGCGGGGAAGGCCTAGACCAG ATTTATGACTCAGTATCCCGAGCTTTCCCTCGTCGCTTTGTTCTCCCACTGAATGTGAATTCAGACACACCTGTGGGGAAGAATCTGAACCCACTGTCTTATACATTGGCAAGGGCTGTGAAGGATGCAGATGGCAAG GTCTGGTGCACACATGAAAATCTCCACCCTGAGGGCTTTGAAAAGGTTGGGGGCTTGGAGTTCCCCCAGATCAACTACTCTCGGTACAATGGTAGGAGGTACCGTTACTTCTATGGATGTGGTTTTCGGCATTTGGTTGGAGATTCTTTGATCAAGGTTGATGTGGAGACCAAGAATTTCAAG ATTTGGCAGGAGGATGGATCCTACCCATCAGAGCCTGTGTTTGTGCCAGTGCCTAATGCTACGGCAGAAGACAGCGGAGTCATCTTGTCTGTTGTGGTCTCCCCCGCTGAG AACCAAAGTGCTTTCCTGCTTGTCTTGGATGCAGAGACCTTCACAGAATTGGGGCGAGCAGAAGTTCCAGTGCAAATGCCTTATGGATTCCACGGCATTTTTACTTCCCACTAA